The following coding sequences are from one Xiphophorus couchianus chromosome 22, X_couchianus-1.0, whole genome shotgun sequence window:
- the thumpd2 gene encoding THUMP domain-containing protein 2, whose protein sequence is MFSNIMPEVRSEDSVVRYYCTAGNGMEPFLVDELKRKLSAQDVYQIPGKVLFSSSATIHRVCDLKAAERLFLLLKQDSPVRISTHTSPAKTASVLQSRLLGDRCQWISAVRTWSRLQGELAASRNAVTASTTQRNREKGRGCEKQSGEGEKCLQESRKRRREFTSEESDEKRRRGREESARLSPDLEKADDVSEPMKVCADYSKIKLEQNVESCSKNTDDLGKDAPLGSVENVSFRINCKCSGKLHRCISAQEVSRVMGMGLSRLLGWKADLKNPKLEINVYLNDDYCLLGIPLTRLPLANRSYLKTAGLRSTVAWAMASLAHIEPGSCVVDPMCGVGTILIEAAKEHMSACFLGVDIDDGQLQKADENVVFAELQSRVHLLKASSTALPLPSASVDAVVCDLPFGRKFSTRTNMAENLPVILSEMERVLRVGGTLVVLLSPQLSCLLKKLLSQTNCGPKCNEEAEPQTGIKSCLVSSSEQHNLQITSSSSQEALTFSSLRHQATLRVSLGVIDGLIHKYIKTLD, encoded by the exons ATGTTTTCGAACATAATGCCTGAAGTGCGAAGTGAAGACAGCGTGGTTCGCTACTACTGCACTGCTGGCAATGGCATGGAGCCGTTTTTAGTCGACGAGCTGAAGAGAAAGCTGTCTGCTCAAGAC GTTTATCAGATTCCTGGAAAGGTGTTGTTCAGCTCCTCTGCAACAATCCACAGAGTCTGTGACCTAAAAGCTGCAGAGAGACTTTTCCTTCTGTTGAAGCAAGACTCTCCTGTGAGGATCTCCACACACACCAGTCCAG CTAAAACTGCGTCTGTGCTGCAGTCCAGACTGTTGGGTGACAGGTGTCAGTGGATCAGTGCTGTAAGGACGTGGAGTCGCCTGCAGGGGGAGCTGGCAGCAAGCAGAAACGCAGTCACAGCAAGCACTACCCAGAGGAACAGAGAGAAGGGGAGAGGGTGTGAAAAGCAAAGTGGTGAGGGGGAGAAGTGTCTCCAAGAGTCCAGGAAACGCAGACGTGAGTTTACGTCTGAGGAGAGCGATGAGAAGAGACGGAGAGGTAGAGAAGAGAGCGCAAGACTTTCACCGGACCTGGAAAAAGCGGATGATGTCAGTGAACCGATGAAGGTGTGTGCTGATTATTCAAAAATCAAACTGgagcaaaatgtggaaagctGCAGCAAGAACACGGATGACTTGGGAAAAGACGCTCCTCTGGGAAGCGTGGAGAATG tttcTTTTAGGATTAACTGTAAATGCAGTGGAAAGCTGCATAGATGCATCAGTgcgcag GAGGTTAGCAGAGTGATGGGGATGGGTCTGAGTCGTCTGCTTGGATGGAAAGCTGACCTGAAGAACCCTAAGCTGGAG ATAAACGTCTATCTGAATGATGATTACTGCCTGCTGGGAATTCCACTGACCAG GCTTCCTCTGGCTAACCGGAGTTACCTTAAAACCGCGGGGCTGAGGTCTACTGTAGCCTGGGCCATGGCTTCGCTGGCTCACATAGAG CCAGGTTCCTGTGTAGTCGATCCAATGTGTGGAGTGGGAACCATCTTAATTGAAGCTGCAAAAGAGCACATG TCTGCCTGTTTCTTGGGTGTGGATATTGATGACGGCCAGCTACAGAAGGCGGATGAGAATGTGGTATTTGCAGAGCTTCAAAGCAGAGTACACCTTCTGAAAGCGTCGTCCACGG CGTTGCCTCTGCCCAGTGCCAGTGTTGACGCCGTTGTTTGTGATTTGCCATTCGGCAGGAAGTTTAGCACCAGAACAAATATGGCTGAGAACCTTCCGGTCATCCTCAGTGAGATGGagag agTACTCCGTGTTGGTGGGACCCTGGTGGTGCTCCTGAGTCCTCAGCTGTCTTGCCTCCTGAAGAAACTTCTATCGCAAACAAACTGTGGTCCAAAATGCAACGAGGAAGCAGAGCCACAAACCGGGATAAAAAGCTGCCTCGTTTCATCCTCAGAGCAGCACAATTTGCAAATTACATCCTCATCCTCCCAGGAagctttgactttttcatctCTGAGACACCAAGCAACCCTCAGAGTTAGCTTAGGGGTGATAGACGGACTCATCCACAAATATATCAAAACACTTGATTAG
- the LOC114138491 gene encoding uncharacterized protein LOC114138491, with product MNIYANINCIMGQLMSSEEELAELKKTAGCVMYDAMVEGGAVPDLAVVHPLLLANQNEDPVSQTSLQEHLKQIQSDLGKRAPTYLRDLIGRLSAFSDEPRLAGLVGLAVTMVMDVAWSSKQSAGVKGSPAASSSCQQRVWELQEVMEEYLKRCRISLSDKRRLIEDSVRLEAQLSLILTRLKTCLLGGGCDSRSLRHWACGAAFHTQMLVHLACFEDKAEPLSARAAMDQYLEDLKQIIAAYRCYKSITVCVLKCRGGLLAKSDHSQDMPEEGAMTGLTVTDRETGKSVTIALSVLEDEIGRRKLNSGTVTSSQVNLDLITSDIYSQAYLDHLFSDKGPVAELENYFVNASERLAMHRTDLQRKNKTGARKAVEKSEDGHVLDEAQVPSDKERAETKPKGEEPKESSERDASLKFSIVETEPEESPTRTQPDSASAESSRSQSAAEGK from the exons ATGAATATATACGCAAATATAAACTGCATTATGGGCCAGCTCATGTCATCCGAAGAAGAGCTTGCTGAGCTCAAGAAGACAGCTGGCTGTGTCATGTATGATGCCATGGTGGAGGGGGGGGCGGTTCCTGACCTCGCAGTGGTGCACCCTCTGCTCCTAGCCAATCAAAATGAGGATCCTGTCTCCCAGACCAGTCTTCAAGAACACCTGAAACAG atTCAGAGTGACCTTGGCAAGCGGGCACCCACCTACCTGAGGGATCTGATTGGTCGACTGTCTGCCTTCTCCGATGAGCCACGCCTGGCTGGCTTGGTGGGTTTAGCGGTCACCATGGTGATGGACGTGGCCTGGTCATCGAAACAGTCAGCAGGAGTGAAAGGGAGCCCAGCGGCTTCGTCGTCGTGTCAG CAGAGAGTGTGGGAGCTGCAGGAGGTGATGGAGGAGTACCTGAAGCGGTGCAGGATTAGCCTGAGCGATAAGAGGAGGCTGATCGAGGACTCGGTCCGGCTCGAGGCCCAGCTGAGCCTCATCCTCACTCGGCTGAAGACCTGTCTGCTCGGGGGCGGCTGTGACTCCAG ATCTTTAAGACACTGGGCCTGCGGAGCCGCATTTCACACCCAGATGCTGGTTCATCTCGCTTGTTTTGAGGACAAAGCGGAGCCTTTATCTGCAAGGGCAGCAATGGATCAGTACCTGGAAGACCTCAAACAGATCATAGCTGCCTACAG GTGTTATAAATCTATTACGGTCTGTGTTCTGAAATGCCGAGGAGGTCTTCTGGCAAAATCTGACCATTCCCAAGATATGCCAGAGGAGGGCGCCATGACAGGCCTCACtgtgacagacagagagacggGAAAGAGCGTGACCATCGCGCTGTCTGTCCTGGAGGATGAAATCG GTCGGAGAAAGCTAAATTCTGGCACAGTCACGTCCTCCCAAGTTAACCTCGACCTCATCACTTCAGATATCTACTCTCAGGCATACCTGGACCACCTTTTCTCTGATAAAGGACCTGTGGCAGAGCTGGAGAATTACTTTGTCAATGCTAGCGAGAGACTGGCAATGCACAGAACTGATCTGCAACGTAAAAACAAGACGGGCGCGAGGAAAGCTGTAGAAAAAAGTGAAGATGGGCACGTTTTAGACGAGGCCCAGGTACCATCTGACAAAGAACGAGCAGAAACGAAACCGAAAGGAGAAGAGCCAAAGGAAAGCAGTGAGCGAGATGCGAGTTTAAAGTTCAGTATTGTCGAAACGGAGCCCGAGGAAAGCCCCACTCGCACACAGCCGGATTCAGCAAGCGCAGAAAGCTCGAGAAGTCAGTCCGCTGCTGAAGGGAAATGA